In candidate division WOR-3 bacterium, one DNA window encodes the following:
- a CDS encoding NADH-quinone oxidoreductase subunit C, giving the protein MKKELIKRELNLEETKDGILIFEKKEFFHVIEKVKENFPYLSFITACHFPERKEFEIIYCVRNLEEPEILLLKTKMSEKEKIPSAYKYYKGADWMEREIYDLFGIEFENHPDLRRIVLPTDWEGHPLRKDYPINKAPEKYDYRKREVLRREF; this is encoded by the coding sequence ATGAAAAAGGAATTAATAAAAAGAGAACTTAACCTTGAGGAAACAAAAGATGGAATTTTAATTTTTGAAAAAAAGGAATTTTTCCATGTAATAGAAAAAGTTAAAGAAAACTTTCCTTACCTTTCCTTCATTACAGCCTGCCATTTTCCAGAAAGGAAAGAATTTGAAATTATTTATTGTGTTAGAAATTTAGAAGAACCTGAAATTTTACTTTTAAAAACAAAAATGTCGGAAAAGGAAAAAATTCCTTCGGCGTATAAATACTATAAAGGTGCTGACTGGATGGAAAGAGAGATTTACGATTTATTTGGAATAGAATTTGAAAATCATCCTGATTTGAGAAGAATAGTTTTACCTACTGACTGGGAAGGTCATCCTTTAAGAAAGGATTACCCAATAAATAAAGCACCTGAAAAGTATGATTACAGAAAAAGAGAAGTTTTAAGGAGGGAATTTTAA